A part of Rattus rattus isolate New Zealand chromosome 4, Rrattus_CSIRO_v1, whole genome shotgun sequence genomic DNA contains:
- the Pla2g7 gene encoding platelet-activating factor acetylhydrolase has translation MVPLKLHVLFCLLCCLPRVHPLYWQDPSFFDFRPSVMFHKLQSVMSAVSTGHCKIPKGNGSYPVGCTDMMFGYGNESTFLRLYYPAQDQGPHDTVWVPNIEYFWGLSKFLGTPTFVGNILHLLYGSLTAPASWNFPLRTGEKYPLIIFSHGLGAFRTVYSAIGAALASYGFIVATVEHRDESASATYYFEDQAAAKMENRSWLYLKKIRQEESERVRKEQVRQRAKECSKALSAILDIEHGNPKENVLGLPFDMKQLKDSIDETKIAMMGHSFGGATVFQALSEDQRFRCGIALDPWMFPVSEELYSRVPQPLFFINSAEFQTPKDIAKMKNFYQPDKERKMITIKGSVHQNFADGTFVTGKIIGNKLSLKGDIDSRVAIDLTNKASLAFLQKHLGLHKDFDQWDCLVEGENENLIPGSPFDVVTQSPALQSSPRSHNQN, from the exons ATGGTGCCGCTCAAACTACACgtgcttttctgcctcctctgctgCCTCCCACGGGTACATCCTTTGTACTGGCAAGACCCTTCTTTTTTCGACTTCAGGCCATCAG TAATGTTTCATAAGCTCCAATCGGTGATGTCTGCTGTCAGCACTGGCCATTGTAAAATCCCCAAAGGAAATGGATCTTACCCTGTCGGCTGTACAGACATGATGTTCGGTTATGGGAATGAG AGCACCTTCTTGCGTTTGTACTACCCAGCTCAAGATCAAGGTCCTCATGACACTGTTTGGGTCCCAAACATAGAATATTTTTGGGGTCTTAGTAAATTTCTCGGAACACCTACTTTTGTAGGCAACATTTTGCACCTCTTATATG GTTCTCTGACAGCTCCTGCAagctggaattttcctttgaggACTGGAGAAAAATACCCACTCATTATCTTTTCTCACGGTCTTGGAGCCTTCAG GACAGTTTATTCTGCTATTGGCGCTGCTTTGGCATCCTATGGGTTTATAGTGGCCACTGTGGAGCATAG AGACGAATCTGCATCTGCAACTTACTATTTTGAAGACCAGGCGGCTGCGAAAATGGAAAACAGGTCTTGGTTGTACCTGAAAAAGATAAGACAAGAAGAGTCGGAAAGAGTTCGGAAAGAGCAG GTTCGGCAGAGAGCAAAAGAATGTTCCAAGGCTCTCAGTGCAATTCTTGACATTGAACATGGAAACCCAAAAGAGAATGTACTAGGTTTACCTTTTGATATGAAACAGCTGAAG GATTCTATCGATGAGACTAAAATAGCTATGATGGGGCATTCTTTTGGAGGAGCAACAGTTTTTCAAGCCCTAAGTGAAGACCAGAGATTCAG ATGTGGGATTGCTCTTGATCCGTGGATGTTTCCGGTGAGTGAGGAGCTGTACTCCAGAGTTCCTCAGCCTCTCTTCTTTATCAACTCTGCCGAATTCCAGACTCCAAAGGACATTGCAAAAATGAAAAACTTCTACCAGCCtgacaaggaaaggaaaatgattaCGATCAA GGGCTCAGTGCACCAGAATTTTGCTGACGGGACTTTTGTAACTGGCAAAATAATTGGAAACAAGCTGTCACTGAAAGGAGACATAGACTCCAGAGTCGCCATAGACCTCACCAACAAGGCTTCCTTGGCTTTCTTACAAAAACATTTAG gacTTCATAAAGACTTTGATCAGTGGGACTGtctggtggagggagagaatgagaaccTCATCCCGGGGTCACCCTTTGATGTAGTCACCCAGTCCCCGGCTCTGCAGAGCTCTCCCAGATCACACAACCAGAATTAG